From one Amycolatopsis sp. FDAARGOS 1241 genomic stretch:
- a CDS encoding MFS transporter, which translates to MLAVMASYLDAGSIRRAGVRLALFQAYLGLSSGAVGVLAAIGQNAIGCALGAFVGGRLGRKRIYKYDLLVCALGVLCIALAVNAPMLFIGTFVVGVAVGADVPTSLALVGEFSPSKHRGKVLSFTQIAWNAGPVVVLLLALALFGLDLLGIRIVFFHLVVVALVTWALRRGLSESARWQTAKSRGAAAFKAIFRGSNLRALSWTATVYVFWGLAAGTAGLFTPYIAQTLHAGGQAAGVALSCAGFVIGILATIPCMRYLDRGYRTRRPVGRRVDHAGRRLRRVPVPAVQRAGDHREHRAARHRRTITGEAVYKILSQELFPTLLRGTAQGFTFAVARTVLGVWSFSCRCSRTPGSASSPRCSWPAW; encoded by the coding sequence GTGCTGGCCGTGATGGCGTCCTACCTCGACGCGGGATCGATACGTCGCGCTGGGGTCCGGCTCGCGCTGTTCCAGGCGTACCTGGGCCTGAGCAGCGGTGCCGTCGGCGTGCTGGCAGCGATCGGGCAGAACGCGATCGGCTGTGCGCTCGGCGCGTTCGTCGGCGGCCGGCTGGGCCGCAAGCGCATCTACAAGTACGACCTGCTCGTCTGCGCGCTCGGCGTGCTGTGCATCGCGCTCGCGGTGAACGCACCCATGCTGTTCATCGGCACGTTCGTGGTCGGTGTCGCGGTGGGAGCCGACGTGCCGACGTCCCTCGCGCTCGTCGGGGAGTTCTCGCCGTCGAAGCATCGCGGGAAGGTGCTCAGTTTCACGCAGATCGCGTGGAACGCGGGTCCGGTCGTGGTGCTGCTGCTCGCGCTGGCACTGTTCGGTTTGGACCTGCTGGGCATCCGGATCGTGTTCTTCCATCTGGTGGTGGTCGCACTCGTCACGTGGGCCTTGCGCCGCGGGTTGTCCGAATCCGCACGCTGGCAGACCGCGAAGTCACGCGGCGCCGCCGCGTTCAAGGCGATCTTCCGCGGCAGCAACCTGCGGGCCCTGTCCTGGACCGCCACCGTCTACGTCTTCTGGGGCCTCGCCGCCGGCACGGCCGGCCTGTTCACGCCGTACATCGCGCAGACGCTGCACGCGGGCGGCCAGGCCGCGGGCGTCGCGCTGTCGTGCGCCGGGTTCGTGATCGGCATCCTCGCCACGATCCCGTGCATGCGCTACCTCGACCGCGGCTACCGCACCCGCCGTCCTGTGGGGCGCCGGGTCGATCATGCAGGTCGCCGGCTACGCCGTGTTCCTGTTCCTGCCGTTCAGCGTGCCGGTGATCATCGTGAACATCGTGCTGCTCGGCATCGGCGCACGATCACGGGTGAAGCCGTGTACAAGATCTTGAGCCAGGAGCTGTTCCCGACGCTGCTGCGCGGCACTGCGCAGGGCTTCACGTTCGCCGTCGCGCGCACGGTGCTCGGGGTGTGGAGCTTTTCGTGCCGTTGCTCGCGGACGCCGGGATCGGCATCATCGCCGCGCTGCTCGTGGCCTGCCTGGTGA
- a CDS encoding sugar phosphate isomerase/epimerase encodes MARPLTLFTGQWADLPFEEVCRLASGWGYDGLEIACWGDHFEVDKALSDEGYVRSKLDTLAKYDLRVWAISNHLVGQAVCDHPIDERHEAILPARIWGDGSPEGVRQRAAAELKDTARAAAALGVSTVVGFTGSSIWHTVAMFPPVPPSMIERGYEDFAARWNPILDVFDEVGVRFAHEVHPSEIAYDYWTTVRALEAIGHRPAFGLNFDPSHFVWQDLDPVGFLWDFKDRIYHVDCKEARKQLNGRNGRLGSHLPWADPRRGWDFVSTGHGHVPWEDVFRMLNAIAYDGPISIEWEDAGMDRLTGAPEALEFVRKLNFTPPAAAFDAAFSSQAE; translated from the coding sequence ATGGCACGACCGCTGACCCTGTTCACCGGACAGTGGGCCGACCTGCCGTTCGAGGAGGTCTGCCGGCTGGCGAGCGGCTGGGGGTACGACGGCCTGGAGATCGCCTGCTGGGGCGACCACTTCGAAGTCGACAAAGCGCTTTCGGACGAGGGCTACGTCCGGTCCAAACTGGACACACTTGCGAAGTACGACCTGCGCGTGTGGGCCATTTCCAACCACCTGGTGGGCCAGGCCGTGTGCGACCACCCCATCGACGAGCGCCACGAGGCCATCCTCCCCGCCCGCATCTGGGGTGACGGCTCGCCCGAGGGCGTGCGGCAGCGCGCCGCCGCGGAGCTGAAGGACACCGCGCGAGCCGCCGCCGCGCTGGGGGTGTCCACTGTGGTCGGGTTCACCGGATCGTCCATCTGGCACACCGTGGCGATGTTCCCGCCTGTGCCGCCGTCGATGATCGAGCGCGGCTACGAGGACTTCGCCGCCCGCTGGAACCCGATCCTCGACGTGTTCGACGAGGTCGGCGTGCGCTTCGCCCACGAGGTCCACCCGAGCGAGATCGCGTACGACTACTGGACCACCGTGCGAGCGCTCGAGGCGATCGGCCACCGCCCGGCGTTCGGGCTCAACTTCGACCCGTCGCACTTCGTCTGGCAGGACCTCGACCCCGTCGGTTTCCTGTGGGACTTCAAGGACCGCATCTACCACGTGGACTGCAAGGAGGCCCGCAAGCAGCTCAACGGCCGCAACGGCCGCCTCGGCTCCCACCTCCCGTGGGCCGACCCCCGCCGCGGCTGGGACTTCGTGTCGACGGGCCACGGCCACGTCCCGTGGGAAGACGTCTTCCGCATGCTCAACGCCATCGCCTACGACGGCCCCATCTCGATCGAATGGGAGGACGCCGGCATGGACCGACTGACCGGGGCGCCCGAAGCGCTGGAGTTCGTGCGGAAACTGAACTTCACCCCACCGGCGGCTGCGTTCGACGCGGCGTTCTCGTCGCAGGCGGAGTAG
- a CDS encoding substrate-binding domain-containing protein has translation MNTDIRRRAFLTGATLAGVGALAACTSNEEAPPAAQNAPAGAQDAPGKKVTVGFAGPQADHGWLNAITVNARAEAQRHPDVELVVAEGSNDAATQSAQIDALINRKVDVLVVLPADGKQLTPAGRKAMDAGIPVINLDRIFDSPQAYRTWVGGDNYRMGVNAGNYIGRRLNGQGTVLELAGIDTLELTRQRTQGFDDALANYPGIRKAGRAAAEFTVPTGQARMAELLQAHPQFNAIWNHDDDQGVGALQAVRQAGRTDFLMVGGAGSKAAMEQIKADDSVLKATVLYPPTMAASAVRLARLLGQSKGLTDLAEQEIPASVTTFSAVVTKENVDKYLPVSFE, from the coding sequence ATGAACACTGACATCCGCCGCCGCGCGTTCCTGACCGGGGCCACCCTCGCGGGCGTGGGGGCGCTCGCCGCGTGCACGAGCAATGAGGAGGCACCACCGGCCGCGCAGAACGCGCCGGCGGGTGCTCAGGACGCCCCGGGCAAGAAGGTCACCGTCGGCTTCGCCGGGCCACAGGCCGACCACGGCTGGCTCAACGCGATCACGGTCAACGCCCGGGCCGAAGCGCAGCGGCACCCCGACGTGGAACTCGTCGTCGCCGAGGGGTCGAACGACGCGGCCACGCAGTCGGCGCAGATCGACGCGCTGATCAACCGCAAGGTCGACGTGCTCGTGGTGCTGCCCGCCGACGGCAAGCAGCTCACACCCGCCGGGCGCAAGGCGATGGACGCGGGTATCCCGGTGATCAACCTCGACCGGATCTTCGACTCGCCGCAGGCCTACCGCACGTGGGTGGGCGGCGACAACTACCGGATGGGCGTGAACGCGGGCAACTACATCGGCCGGCGCCTGAACGGGCAGGGCACCGTGCTCGAGCTCGCCGGCATCGACACGCTCGAACTGACCCGCCAGCGCACGCAGGGCTTCGACGACGCGCTGGCCAACTACCCGGGGATCCGCAAGGCCGGCCGCGCGGCCGCCGAGTTCACCGTGCCGACCGGGCAGGCGCGGATGGCGGAGTTGCTGCAGGCGCACCCGCAGTTCAACGCGATCTGGAACCACGACGACGACCAGGGCGTCGGTGCGCTGCAGGCCGTGCGGCAGGCCGGCCGGACCGACTTCCTGATGGTCGGCGGCGCGGGCTCGAAGGCCGCGATGGAGCAGATCAAAGCCGACGACTCGGTGCTGAAGGCCACGGTCCTCTACCCGCCGACGATGGCCGCGTCGGCCGTGCGGCTGGCCCGGCTGCTCGGGCAGTCGAAGGGGCTCACGGATCTCGCGGAGCAGGAGATCCCGGCTTCGGTGACCACGTTCTCGGCGGTCGTGACGAAGGAGAACGTGGACAAGTACCTCCCCGTTTCGTTCGAGTGA
- a CDS encoding ROK family transcriptional regulator: MDPLRRVGPADQAGVRRSNLALVLRHLRDAGPRSRAGIAAETGLNKATVSSLVAELVERGLAREGERERAGAVGRPGTIVELDGRGVGGVGVEINVDYLTALALDLTGTVLFEQRVALDVQALTPAKVLDATAELAARALRECRRLMVAPVGLTLAIPALVDVTAGTVAFAPNLHWTNEPVVEGLTERLTQRLGRLAFPVRMANDANLGALGEYAMGSVAGTADLVYLTGEIGVGGGVISGGRLLGGAEGFSGEIGHIQLDPNGRRCGCGRRGCWETIVGLAGMLRLAAAPSDPVHDPSLDLEQRLDMLRRRAELKDRRTLDALAEVGTGLGVGAAVLVNVFNPRVVLLGGYFAQLGPYLLGPMMAELKARVVAPDIGGCRVELSWLGFSAASRGGAHVALEAVFDDPALVAAGAGERDSG; encoded by the coding sequence GTGGACCCACTGAGACGCGTCGGCCCGGCGGACCAGGCCGGGGTGCGGCGCAGCAACCTCGCTTTGGTGCTGCGGCACCTGCGGGACGCTGGGCCGCGGTCGCGGGCGGGGATCGCGGCCGAGACGGGGCTGAACAAGGCCACGGTGTCGAGCCTCGTCGCGGAGCTGGTGGAGCGGGGGCTGGCGCGCGAGGGGGAGCGGGAACGCGCGGGGGCTGTCGGGCGGCCGGGCACGATCGTGGAGCTCGACGGGCGCGGGGTGGGTGGCGTCGGGGTCGAGATCAACGTCGACTACCTCACCGCGCTGGCGCTGGACCTCACCGGAACCGTCCTCTTCGAACAGCGCGTGGCGCTCGACGTGCAAGCGCTTACTCCGGCGAAGGTCCTCGACGCCACAGCCGAACTGGCCGCCCGCGCGCTCAGGGAGTGCCGCCGGCTCATGGTTGCGCCCGTGGGGCTCACCCTCGCGATCCCGGCGCTGGTCGACGTCACCGCCGGCACCGTCGCGTTCGCGCCGAACCTGCACTGGACCAACGAGCCGGTGGTGGAGGGGCTGACCGAACGGCTCACGCAGCGGCTCGGGCGCCTCGCCTTCCCGGTCCGCATGGCCAACGACGCGAACCTCGGCGCGCTCGGCGAATACGCGATGGGCAGCGTCGCGGGCACCGCGGACCTCGTGTACCTCACCGGTGAGATCGGCGTGGGCGGCGGCGTGATCTCCGGCGGCCGCCTTCTGGGTGGCGCGGAAGGCTTTTCCGGCGAGATCGGGCACATCCAGCTCGACCCGAACGGCCGCCGCTGCGGCTGCGGGCGCCGCGGGTGCTGGGAGACGATCGTGGGCCTCGCCGGGATGCTGCGGCTCGCCGCGGCGCCCAGCGATCCGGTGCACGACCCGTCGCTGGACCTCGAACAGCGCCTCGACATGCTGCGCCGGCGCGCCGAGCTGAAGGACCGCCGCACGCTCGACGCGCTCGCCGAAGTCGGTACTGGGCTCGGCGTCGGCGCGGCGGTGCTCGTGAACGTCTTCAACCCGCGCGTGGTGCTGCTGGGCGGGTACTTCGCGCAGCTCGGCCCGTATCTGCTGGGCCCGATGATGGCCGAGCTCAAAGCCCGCGTGGTGGCGCCGGACATCGGCGGCTGCCGCGTGGAGCTGTCGTGGCTCGGGTTCTCGGCCGCGTCTCGCGGGGGCGCGCACGTGGCGCTGGAGGCGGTGTTCGACGACCCGGCACTCGTGGCCGCCGGAGCGGGGGAGAGGGACAGCGGATGA
- a CDS encoding ABC transporter permease produces the protein MNAEQAVATDSPRRFSVRLREARNLGLVGVLVVLVLIGALTQPGQFLTTGTLVLVLTQASVIGVITVGMTFVIIGGGIDLSVGAVVALATVWATTRSTQSFGIGGIVFTAVAVGVGCGLVSGLLIAYGRLVAFIGTLAMLASARGLAIQLSQGRTQTVTTRNQALVDLGYQDSYVLGIPPLVLIFAAVAVLGWLVLNRTTFGRRTYAIGGNLEAARLAGLNVKLHTCLLYVLSGLCCGIASVMLIILTSSGTSGNGNLYELDAIAAVIIGGTLLSGGRGTLVGSVLGVLVFTTISVLFTLNNLPTAVQQLAKGVIIVLAVLVQRRASLYSSERNSR, from the coding sequence ATGAACGCTGAACAGGCGGTGGCCACCGATTCCCCGCGCCGGTTCTCGGTGCGGCTGCGGGAAGCGCGCAACCTCGGCCTGGTCGGGGTGCTCGTGGTGCTGGTGCTCATCGGCGCGCTGACCCAGCCCGGGCAGTTCCTCACCACCGGCACGCTCGTGCTGGTGCTCACGCAGGCGTCGGTGATCGGCGTGATCACGGTCGGCATGACGTTCGTGATCATCGGCGGCGGCATAGACCTGTCGGTCGGCGCGGTGGTGGCGCTCGCGACGGTGTGGGCCACGACGCGGTCCACGCAGTCGTTCGGCATCGGCGGCATCGTGTTCACCGCCGTGGCCGTGGGCGTCGGCTGTGGGCTCGTGAGCGGGCTGCTCATCGCGTACGGGCGCCTGGTCGCGTTCATCGGCACGCTGGCGATGCTCGCGTCGGCGCGCGGCCTGGCGATCCAGCTCTCGCAGGGCCGCACGCAGACGGTGACCACGCGCAACCAGGCGCTCGTCGACCTCGGTTACCAGGACAGCTACGTGCTCGGCATCCCGCCGCTGGTGCTGATCTTCGCGGCGGTGGCGGTGCTGGGCTGGCTCGTGCTCAACCGCACCACGTTCGGCCGCCGCACCTACGCGATCGGCGGCAACCTCGAGGCGGCCCGGCTGGCGGGTCTCAACGTGAAGCTGCACACCTGCCTGCTGTACGTCCTTTCAGGACTGTGCTGCGGCATCGCCAGCGTGATGCTGATCATCCTCACCTCCAGCGGGACTTCGGGCAACGGCAACCTCTACGAGCTCGACGCCATCGCCGCGGTGATCATCGGCGGCACCCTGCTCTCGGGCGGGCGCGGCACGCTCGTCGGATCCGTGCTGGGCGTGCTGGTGTTCACCACGATCAGCGTGCTGTTCACCCTGAACAACCTGCCCACGGCCGTGCAGCAGCTGGCCAAGGGCGTGATCATCGTCCTCGCCGTGCTCGTGCAGCGGCGGGCTTCCCTCTATTCGAGTGAGAGGAACTCCCGATGA
- the aspS gene encoding aspartate--tRNA(Asn) ligase, with translation MFSRTLAADLPAHVGTTVRLAGWVHRRRALKSVTFLVIRDRSGMAQVVVAAHPRRTEMPPPSLGGRPRSILSAAPDETGGKAAERPNGPQLGHAVDNSADGTELPPRPFNSNETQESRQPHHPPLTEETVIEVTGRVVANPQAPQGVEVVSPEIRVLSEPSRRPPFDLYRPTIPATLPAVLDHAAVALRHPELKRRHEIAAAGVKAFRAALDSRGFTEVHTPKIVATSTESGANVFEIDYFGKPAYLAQSPQLFKQVLVGVFERVYEVGPVFRAEPHDTARHLAQYTSLDAELGFITDHRDVMAVLRDVVAEMAQAVELRVPEEIPGIDFAEAQAMLHKDEPDLDPEDERRLGEWAKTAHGSEFLFVTGYPMAKRPFYTHPAPQDPAKSNSFDLLFRGLELVTGGQRLHHHADYLAALGDEAANHRDYLAAFAHGMPPHGGFAIGLERWVARVLEVPNIRGTTLFPRDLHRLRP, from the coding sequence ATGTTTTCTCGCACCCTGGCTGCCGACCTGCCCGCACACGTCGGCACCACCGTCCGCCTCGCCGGCTGGGTCCACCGCCGGCGGGCCCTGAAGTCCGTCACGTTCCTGGTGATCAGGGACCGGTCGGGGATGGCTCAGGTGGTGGTCGCCGCACATCCCCGCCGCACCGAAATGCCCCCGCCCTCCCTCGGGGGGCGTCCCCGTTCCATTCTATCGGCCGCCCCCGACGAAACCGGCGGTAAAGCCGCGGAGAGGCCGAACGGTCCACAACTCGGCCATGCTGTGGACAACTCGGCCGACGGCACGGAACTGCCGCCACGACCGTTCAACAGCAACGAAACCCAGGAATCGCGGCAACCACACCACCCACCGCTCACCGAAGAAACCGTCATCGAGGTCACCGGCCGAGTCGTGGCCAATCCACAGGCGCCGCAAGGCGTTGAGGTCGTCAGCCCGGAGATCCGCGTCCTCTCCGAACCGAGCCGGCGCCCGCCTTTCGACCTCTACCGGCCCACCATCCCGGCCACTCTCCCGGCCGTGCTCGACCACGCGGCCGTCGCGCTGAGGCACCCCGAGCTCAAGCGGCGCCACGAGATCGCGGCGGCCGGCGTGAAGGCCTTCCGCGCAGCGCTCGACAGCCGGGGCTTCACCGAGGTGCACACCCCGAAGATCGTCGCAACCAGCACCGAATCGGGGGCGAACGTGTTCGAGATCGATTACTTCGGGAAACCCGCCTACCTCGCGCAATCCCCGCAGCTGTTCAAGCAGGTGCTGGTCGGCGTGTTCGAGCGCGTGTACGAAGTCGGGCCGGTGTTCCGCGCCGAGCCGCACGACACGGCGCGGCATTTGGCGCAGTACACGAGCCTGGACGCGGAGCTGGGGTTCATCACCGACCACCGGGACGTGATGGCCGTGCTGCGCGACGTCGTTGCCGAGATGGCGCAAGCCGTCGAGCTGCGGGTGCCCGAGGAGATTCCCGGCATCGACTTCGCCGAGGCACAAGCGATGCTGCACAAGGACGAACCCGACCTCGACCCCGAGGACGAGCGCAGGCTCGGCGAGTGGGCCAAGACCGCCCACGGCTCCGAATTCCTCTTCGTCACCGGCTACCCGATGGCCAAGCGCCCCTTCTACACCCACCCCGCCCCGCAAGACCCGGCGAAGTCCAACAGTTTCGACCTCCTCTTCCGCGGCCTCGAACTCGTCACCGGCGGCCAGCGCCTCCACCACCACGCCGACTACCTCGCAGCACTCGGCGACGAGGCCGCGAACCACCGCGACTACCTCGCCGCGTTCGCCCACGGGATGCCGCCCCACGGCGGGTTCGCCATCGGACTCGAGCGGTGGGTCGCGCGGGTCCTCGAAGTACCCAACATCCGCGGCACGACGCTGTTCCCGCGCGACCTCCACCGGCTCAGGCCGTAA
- a CDS encoding sugar ABC transporter ATP-binding protein — MTLLEMSGIGKGFPGVRALDDVELHVEAGEVHCLLGQNGAGKSTLIKVLAGAHRPDAGEIRVAGEPVELPNPTAAIKCGIATLYQELDLVDGLSVAENIFLGHEQASAGWVRRATMRAEARALLERLGHREIRVEREVGTLSAAGKQIVSLARALSLDARLIVLDEPSAVLATDEVANLFRVIRGLTERGVAVVYISHRLEEIREIGDRVTVLKDGHTVATGLPARTTPTTELVSLMTGRRVEYLFPPRPAEDAFAGRPVLLEVEDLGVAGSFAGVSFSVREGEIVGLAGLVGSGRSEVLETVYGARKPTTGHVKLAGKPLRGGVTAAVRSGLGLAPEERKSQALLLQESVARNVSLASLRRYARFGWFNARAEATAVRRHTQALDLRPPDIRRPAGKLSGGNQQKAVLARWLLKGCRVLLLDEPTRGVDVGARAELYRVIRELADSGVAIVLVSSELPEVLGLADRVLVLREGRVLTEALARDLDEPAVLDLILEEQERAE, encoded by the coding sequence ATGACGCTGCTGGAAATGTCCGGGATCGGCAAGGGGTTCCCCGGGGTCCGCGCGCTCGACGACGTCGAACTGCACGTGGAAGCGGGCGAAGTCCACTGCCTGCTCGGCCAGAACGGGGCGGGCAAGTCCACTTTGATCAAAGTGCTCGCCGGCGCCCACCGGCCCGACGCGGGGGAGATCCGCGTGGCGGGTGAACCCGTCGAGCTGCCGAACCCGACCGCCGCCATCAAGTGCGGCATCGCGACGCTGTACCAGGAGCTCGACCTGGTCGACGGGCTTTCCGTGGCGGAGAACATCTTCCTCGGTCACGAGCAGGCGAGCGCCGGGTGGGTGCGGCGCGCGACGATGCGCGCCGAAGCCCGCGCGTTGCTCGAGCGCCTGGGGCACCGGGAGATCCGCGTGGAGCGGGAGGTCGGCACGCTGTCGGCCGCGGGCAAGCAGATCGTGAGCCTCGCGCGGGCGCTGTCGCTCGACGCGCGCTTGATCGTGCTCGACGAGCCGTCGGCCGTGCTGGCCACCGACGAGGTGGCGAACCTGTTCCGCGTGATCCGCGGCCTGACCGAGCGCGGCGTCGCCGTCGTCTACATCTCCCACCGGCTGGAGGAGATCCGCGAGATCGGCGACCGCGTCACAGTCCTCAAGGACGGCCACACCGTCGCCACCGGCCTGCCCGCACGCACCACGCCGACCACGGAGCTGGTGTCGCTGATGACCGGCCGCCGCGTGGAGTACCTGTTCCCGCCGCGCCCGGCCGAGGACGCGTTCGCCGGCCGGCCGGTGCTGCTCGAGGTCGAGGACCTGGGCGTGGCCGGCTCGTTCGCCGGGGTGTCGTTCTCCGTGCGCGAAGGCGAGATCGTCGGCCTGGCCGGGCTCGTGGGCTCGGGCCGGTCGGAGGTCCTCGAAACCGTCTACGGCGCCCGGAAACCGACCACCGGGCACGTGAAGCTGGCCGGGAAACCGTTGCGCGGCGGCGTGACCGCCGCCGTCCGCAGCGGTCTCGGGCTCGCCCCCGAAGAACGCAAGAGCCAAGCCCTGCTGCTGCAGGAATCCGTGGCGCGCAATGTTTCCCTCGCCTCGCTGCGGCGCTACGCGCGGTTCGGCTGGTTCAACGCGAGGGCCGAAGCCACGGCCGTCCGCCGGCACACGCAGGCGCTCGACCTGCGTCCGCCGGACATCCGCCGGCCCGCCGGCAAGCTCTCGGGCGGCAACCAGCAGAAGGCCGTGCTCGCGCGCTGGCTGCTCAAGGGCTGCCGCGTGCTGCTGCTCGACGAGCCGACGCGCGGGGTCGACGTCGGCGCCCGCGCCGAGCTGTACCGCGTGATCCGTGAGCTCGCCGACTCCGGCGTCGCGATCGTGCTGGTGTCCAGCGAGCTGCCGGAAGTGCTGGGGCTGGCCGACCGGGTGCTCGTGCTGCGGGAGGGCCGCGTGCTCACCGAAGCGCTGGCCCGCGACCTGGACGAACCGGCCGTGCTCGATCTCATCCTCGAGGAGCAGGAGCGTGCGGAATGA
- a CDS encoding Gfo/Idh/MocA family protein: MAGQIGVGMVGYAFMGAAHSQAWRTVHHAFAVPLTPRMAVLCGRDAAAAEAAAAKLGWAAFETDWKRVVDDEDVELLDICTPGDTHAEIALAALEAGKHVLCEKPLANTVAEAEAMAAAASAAAARGVRSMVAFNYRRVPALAFARSLVAGGRLGELRHVRAQYLQDWIVDPAFPLVWRLQKDKAGSGALGDIGAHIVDLAQFLTGARITGVSALTETFVKERPLVVSSSGLVASSGSARGEVTVDDAALFTARFDCGAIGSFEATRFASGRKNSMRIELNGSAGSLAFDFEAMNELHFHDHTADPELAGFRRILVTEPGHPYVGAWWPPGHGLGYEHSFTHEIRDFLVALGEGSDPAPSFADGLQVQRVLDAVERSAAAASVWTPVR, encoded by the coding sequence ATGGCTGGGCAGATCGGCGTCGGCATGGTGGGCTACGCCTTCATGGGCGCGGCCCACTCCCAGGCGTGGCGGACCGTGCACCACGCCTTCGCCGTACCGCTGACTCCGCGGATGGCGGTGCTGTGCGGGCGCGACGCCGCGGCCGCGGAGGCCGCCGCCGCGAAACTGGGCTGGGCGGCGTTCGAGACCGACTGGAAGCGGGTCGTGGACGACGAGGACGTGGAGCTGCTGGACATCTGCACGCCGGGCGACACGCACGCGGAGATCGCGCTGGCCGCGCTCGAGGCGGGCAAACACGTGCTGTGCGAGAAACCTCTGGCCAACACCGTCGCCGAGGCGGAGGCGATGGCTGCGGCCGCTTCGGCGGCCGCCGCGCGCGGCGTGCGGTCGATGGTCGCGTTCAACTACCGGCGGGTGCCGGCGCTCGCGTTCGCCCGCTCACTGGTGGCCGGCGGCCGGCTGGGGGAGCTCCGGCACGTGCGGGCGCAGTACCTGCAGGACTGGATCGTCGACCCGGCGTTCCCGCTGGTGTGGCGGCTGCAGAAGGACAAGGCCGGGTCCGGGGCGCTCGGCGACATCGGCGCGCACATCGTGGACCTCGCGCAGTTTCTGACCGGCGCGCGGATCACGGGCGTGAGCGCGCTGACCGAGACATTTGTCAAGGAGCGGCCGCTGGTGGTGTCGTCGTCGGGGCTGGTGGCGTCGTCGGGTTCGGCGCGGGGTGAGGTGACGGTGGACGACGCCGCGCTGTTCACCGCGCGCTTCGACTGCGGGGCGATCGGCAGTTTCGAGGCGACGCGGTTCGCGTCCGGGCGCAAGAACTCGATGCGGATCGAGCTGAACGGGTCCGCGGGCAGCCTCGCGTTCGACTTCGAGGCCATGAACGAACTGCACTTCCACGACCACACGGCGGATCCCGAACTCGCCGGGTTCCGCCGGATCCTGGTCACGGAACCCGGCCACCCGTACGTCGGCGCGTGGTGGCCGCCGGGGCACGGGCTCGGCTACGAGCACTCCTTCACGCACGAGATCCGCGATTTCCTCGTCGCGCTGGGGGAGGGCAGCGACCCGGCGCCGTCGTTCGCCGACGGGCTGCAGGTGCAGCGAGTGCTCGACGCGGTGGAGCGCAGCGCGGCCGCCGCCAGTGTCTGGACCCCTGTTCGCTGA
- a CDS encoding cytochrome P450 has protein sequence MTQTVPVPQGLPMERNAGPFDPPREITALRAVRPVSPLAFPDGHEGWLVTGYDAVRRLMADTRFSSRQDLGVIHVPFETPGMPVQTEPSPQMPGVFIAMDPPDHTRLRRKLTGAFTVKRMKVLEEQIIEIAERQLDELAKLTPPVDLVKEFALPVPSLVICELLGVPYEDRADFQANSQQFLVKDQSLEEKMGALGALMGYLGELVTRKRAEPGDDILSDLARHEDLTIEELTGAAFLLLLAGHETTANMLALGTFALLEHPEQLAELRADLELLPDAVEELMRYLSVVDINYRYATEDIELGGELITEGSTVVVSLLAANRDPQRFENPDTLDIHRKARGQMAFGHGIHQCLGQQLARIEMRAGFAGLLRRFPDLKLAVPAAEVPLRTDMNIYGVHELPITW, from the coding sequence ATGACTCAGACGGTTCCCGTCCCGCAGGGTCTGCCCATGGAGCGCAACGCGGGTCCGTTCGACCCGCCGCGTGAGATCACGGCGCTGCGTGCGGTCCGGCCGGTCAGCCCGCTGGCGTTCCCCGACGGGCACGAGGGCTGGCTGGTCACCGGCTACGACGCGGTGCGCCGGCTGATGGCCGACACCCGGTTCAGCTCGCGCCAGGACCTCGGCGTCATCCACGTGCCGTTCGAGACGCCCGGCATGCCCGTGCAGACCGAGCCGTCGCCGCAGATGCCGGGGGTGTTCATCGCCATGGACCCGCCGGACCACACGCGGCTGCGGCGCAAGCTCACCGGCGCGTTCACGGTCAAGCGGATGAAGGTGCTCGAGGAGCAGATCATCGAGATCGCCGAGCGGCAGCTGGACGAGCTGGCGAAGCTCACCCCGCCGGTCGACCTGGTCAAGGAGTTCGCGCTGCCGGTGCCGTCGCTGGTGATCTGCGAGCTGCTCGGCGTCCCCTACGAGGACCGCGCGGACTTCCAGGCCAACTCGCAGCAGTTCCTGGTCAAGGACCAGTCGCTGGAGGAGAAGATGGGGGCGCTGGGCGCCCTGATGGGTTACCTCGGCGAGCTGGTCACGCGCAAGCGCGCCGAGCCCGGCGACGACATCCTGTCCGACCTGGCCCGCCACGAGGACCTCACCATCGAGGAACTGACCGGTGCCGCGTTCCTCCTGCTGCTCGCCGGCCACGAGACCACCGCCAACATGCTGGCGCTGGGCACGTTCGCGCTCTTGGAGCACCCCGAGCAGCTGGCCGAGCTGCGCGCCGACCTGGAACTGCTGCCCGACGCCGTCGAGGAGCTGATGCGCTACCTGTCCGTGGTCGACATCAACTACCGCTACGCCACCGAGGACATCGAGCTCGGTGGTGAACTCATCACGGAGGGTTCGACCGTTGTCGTCTCCCTGCTGGCCGCCAACCGCGACCCGCAGCGCTTCGAGAACCCCGACACGCTCGACATCCACCGCAAGGCCCGCGGCCAGATGGCGTTCGGCCACGGCATCCACCAGTGCCTCGGCCAGCAGCTGGCCCGCATCGAAATGCGTGCGGGCTTCGCCGGGCTGCTGCGCCGCTTCCCGGACCTGAAGCTGGCCGTGCCGGCCGCCGAAGTACCCCTGCGGACCGACATGAACATCTACGGCGTCCACGAGCTGCCGATCACCTGGTAG